A portion of the Anoxybacillus gonensis genome contains these proteins:
- a CDS encoding EYxxD motif small membrane protein — MIAEYITDTFFILILLIGSLVALSFVYVRKRRAR, encoded by the coding sequence ATGATTGCTGAATATATAACAGATACGTTCTTCATTCTTATTCTTTTAATCGGCAGTCTCGTTGCGCTTAGTTTTGTATATGTTCGCAAGCGACGTGCCCGATAG